Genomic DNA from Desulfuromonas versatilis:
GGTGAAACACCCGGTTGAGAGGATCCCCCGCCCCGAGACCCGAACCCTGAGGCGTCGCCTGCTCGAGTTGCTGACCGAAGAAGCCCTGAACGCCCATGAACTATCTCAGACCCTGGGCATTCCGGAAAAAGAGGTCGGCCCTCACTTGGAGCACCTGCGCCGCTCCCTCCAGCAGCGGGGGCAGCGCCTGGAGGTTGTACCGGCCCAGTGTCGCGGTTGTGGGTTCCGCTTCGCCAAGCGGGAGCGTCTGACGCGTCCCGGCAAATGCCCGATGTGCCGGGGCGAGTCGATCGAGGCCCCTCGGTTCGCCGTGGCGGGGGCGGGTTCGGGTTCGGGCCCATGAAGTGGTGGGCGAGCTTGTTTTTCTGTGGTTTTTTTACCCAGGGGTAGCCGGCTATTTTGCGTCATTTTGGGACCCCGAGCCGGTGGCATGAGGGGGGCAGAGGGCCGGCGCTGCGGCAGGCCCGCCACGGCAGGGAGGGGCGGAGGTTGGCATGTTTGATGCTTGTGGTAATTAATACCATTTTGCATAAACCGCTCCGGCGGTAGCTTCCGGAAGAAAGGAGTTCCTTTCATGCGCAAGACCGTCCTCGCCGCCCTGGTCGGCGTCCAACTGCTCTGCAGTACCACGCCGCTGCTGGCCGCCCCCCGGCTGACCCAGGGACCGGCTGACTACGTGCTGATGCCGTTTCTGGGCTATGTGAGCCTGGTGGCGGCCGCGCAGCTCATTGCCCGCTGCCGGCGCCGCTGAAACCCCGACACCGCTTCAGCCTTGACATTAGCCTTTTGCAGTAAAGGGGATGACAGATTTTGTTGTCCCTTTTTGTTTTTTTGGCCCAGGGTATGCAAAACAGGGAGGGGCCGGCCCGGTTCGCCTGCCTTTACAAAGAACTGCTGTCCAGGGAGGACGTGATTTCCATCTCCCGCAGTTTCAGGGCGATCCGCCGGCGGACGCTGGTGGGGATTTCCACGTGCAGGCAGATGACATCGGGCCGAAGCTTGCGGGCTTCGATGCGCTGGATGGCATTGCCACCGGCGCCCGGGAGCCAGCGGACGTTCTCCTCGGGCAGATAGGTGCGCTCTTCGCCCTCGAGCAGGCTTTTGGCCTCGGCTCGTGGATCGAAGGCGCGCCCCATGAGCTGCAGCCCGCCCAGCATTAAAAATTGCAGGCCGTGGTGCGGCGCCGTGCAGAGCTGGACGAAGATCTCCTCCGAGAGCTCCCGCAGCAGCGCCAGCCCCTGGCGAAGCCGGGGCGCGGGGGCCAGGTGGAGGAGCTCGCCGTGTTCCTCGAACTGCCCCAGTTTCTCAGGCTGCGGATAGGGGGGGAAGCCACCGAGTCCCACCACCAGGCGGCGGTCGTTCTCCCGGGTCCCGACGCAGCCGT
This window encodes:
- a CDS encoding transcriptional regulator → MVKHPVERIPRPETRTLRRRLLELLTEEALNAHELSQTLGIPEKEVGPHLEHLRRSLQQRGQRLEVVPAQCRGCGFRFAKRERLTRPGKCPMCRGESIEAPRFAVAGAGSGSGP